A segment of the Lolium perenne isolate Kyuss_39 chromosome 3, Kyuss_2.0, whole genome shotgun sequence genome:
ATATGAACTGGAATGTCCTGAAGGCGATGAGCTGATCGACGcgctttctcttcttgaaatcCATGGAGATGAAGCACGTGATGGCCTTGCTGACGCCAAAGCAGGTCTGTCGAGGCTTTttccctatttcttcccgaagaaagaagagcccaacacttttactgctctcgccaagaGCTTCAACGTGCCAGAAGATctcgggctcaaacttcgccaagaaggcctgaagattggcgttgaaggcaccatcgctctgattgctgatagccagcaagacgtcgactgggctaaagttggcgaCATAAAGGAGATGtagacgaagaagtggcaatctctaattagagctgccaaacctccctcaaagccgatccttgccttccttggttgaaaaccaactcctgctccaagcgcatccaagccggaggtcaagtagaccacccagtctttcttattttttctattttcttttgatgctatcgccaaagtagctttggcgacacttaccccactagtttgttagggcgacctccattgtaatgtcttgtaaatattttgaaaatcaatggaattctattttgcttgatgattaatgtcgaaccttttgtttcagttgacatttgataactatacttcaAGTCCTCGTCCCTCCGATGTTTTTCCTGCTTCCTCTCGCTTGAAGAAAACGCCTATCGATAATGAATTTGGTggagattcctcgagtaagggttCAACGCAGGACTTGGAAGagcttcgtcagcaacttcagtatgcgaagaagcaaacacttgtgatgatggagcagtcTCGTAAGTCATCCGAAAAAGAGAAGGTTGCACTGCAGCAAGCTCAAGAAGCTATAGCTGCCAAAGAATCCGCCATTTCTGAGGCTGCAAAAGCTATcactcgagagaattttatgctcaagttgatgaatgaagccagtttagatatgtcaggtatgcttttgcaaTCCAAAAATTCTTCTATTTTTTCGTTGTTTCCTTCCTTGAAACTCGTGTGCTGTCGCCAAATAAGCTCCTTTCTAGACACTGGTGCTGAAGACCAAAGGGTAGACGCAAGGACAAATCTCCTGGTTAACCTCtcacttgaccatggttctctgttctgggccactccagaacgtacccgacagattgtcaggtttcaagaccgcgcctgtcaggttcgtgagttccttgatttctgtaccagaaccttgtccttggtttatagtacaatgtttcctcggaacgagataccggacactcttcttggtctgatggaaaaatttcgggatgctccttgtatccataactttgtgcaagctcaactgtctgctggagcaagattcgccatgattatgatacagatctgttaCCGAAAACTAGACCTGACGAAAATTGTCtccaagtgtctggccaagcagtcgaagcgaaaaaggaacatcgacaaaatcaatgatgTTGTAACTCCCGTGGctgaagaaatgatggacgaacttcttcggatggactctgaattctttgtcaaagggagctatgctgaacatacgacaactgctgcaaataacaaaggtctatccatagatagtatattaggcattaactgagttgtactatattgcgagaaatcgTATATATTTTTTGTGTTGAATTCTTCTTgatgatgaagttgtctatattgtaaagtataatctatattgcaaagcccccgagcctttggccggagctcaagCTATTTTTGTGTCttgatgaatttactattttgcgagagtatatatatatatatgttgatgttgtgggttatgagcccccgagcctgtcgatgaagaaagatgtatatcaccaatatcttttactatattgcagcaccgcgagcccgcctcattaaaaaccttttcaaccccactcggtgccctaaaaaggaaaagagtgcgtctgaaaactcgcaggcgtttcagtacattgtatttttacaaaggaggactatatttcgactctaagcgtagaaccgcctgagttgcgccacgttccaggggtttttctcgggaacccccgtcttcttgtccttgatcctgtatgctcctccttcgatgacttccgtgacgatgtaagggccaagccatggtgactcgagtttttcagtgctctgttgattgagtcgtagaactaaatctccaacctgaaaggatcttggtcgcaaacatcgactgtggtaatttttcagatcttgctagtacttggtgactcgtgatagtacttcatctcgagcttcgttaagtgcatcgacgtcgtcctctaatgctcttcttgaagtttcttcatcatactccgtgactcgtggagaatcatgctctatttctatcggtagtactgcctcagctccatggaccaggaaaaaacggagtctcctgtgttgctgtatttggagttgttcgaatactccacaatacacttggcaactcttctggccatgtatgccgagctttttccagtggtcctaacaaacgctttttgataccattgcagatgataccattggctttctcgacttgaccgttggtttgcgggtgcccaactgacgcaaagtgcaatttgatgcctacttctgcgcaatatgccttgaattccttggatgtgaagttactgccgttgtccgtgacgatgctatgaggtactctaaactgaaaaacaatgcttttcacgaactttattgctgacgctgcgtctggtgaatttatcggctttgcttctatccacttggtgaatttatcgacagcgacgagcatatactcatatcctcctggcgaggccttgtgtaactttcccaccatatcgaggccccattgagcaaaaggccaagacaatggtattggcatcagctctgctgtcgGAGAGAGAGGtttcgcggcaaatctctggcacgcgtcacaagttcgtactatctctttcgcGTCCTCGAATGctatcaaccagtaaaatccagctcggaagaccttggccgcaatagctcgactgctcgcgtgatgaccacatattccctcgtgtacatcctccaagattatccttccttcttcaggtgtgacacacctttgtaacacacccgaaatactgcgcttgtacaactcccctttgaccactgtgaaggctttggatcgtcgaataactcgctttgcttcaactgggtcgtcgggtatttctttccttaagatgtatgatatgtatgcttgcatccatgggacctacACCATCATCACTAGCTCCTAGTCCTCTTCGTCTTCTGGTGCTTCTTTGGGAGCCGTCGAGGTTTTCTCTTCCTTCtgattcttctgcgccttctttggctttgtagatctctcggttatctcttcccaaaatacacctggtggaattgcgaggcactacgacccgatgtttgcaagaacatcagcttcatcattgctcagcctgctgatgtgatttacttcgcatccatcaaataacttctcgagctcattgtacacttccttgtatgccatcatgctatcattgattgcatcacactggttcatgacttgctgagctaccaattgtgagtcgccaaagatttttaatcgagttgcaccacaagctttcgccatcttcatcccgtgtataagagcttcatattctgcctcattgttagatgcgtttgggaacgtcatccgtaagacatacttcagtttgtcgccttcaggtgatataagtaccacgcctgctccagctccttctaccctcttggacccatcaaagttcatagtccaagttctcgataaatccgggggtcctgtattttgcagctccatccactctgcgatgaaatctggcagaatttgcgactttattgcttttcttttttcatacgtgatgtcccgaggagaaacttctattccccaaagggagacacgacctgtagcttctggattgtttagtatatttgataggggtgcttcattgaccactattatcgggtgtgccgaaaaatagtggcgcaattttcttgcggttgtgaacactccatatgctagcttctggtactgcgggtaccgctgtttggaaggcgataaaacttcactgatgaaatataccggtctctgtactccatggagttttccttcttcttctctttcgacaactagcgccgtgctgaccacctggggtgtagccgcaatgtataacaggaggggttccttctctttcggcgccaccaagattggtggtgtcgaaattgtgcgtttaagatcctcgaaggctctatctgcctcttcgttccattggaacttttctccttgcttgattaaagcatagaacggtaacgccttttctcccagcctggcgatgaatctgcttagagctgcgactcgcccagttaactgctgtatttctttcaattttgttggcttcctcattgttacgatagcttggattttttcgggattagcttcaatccctcttgctgagactaagaaaccgagaagttctcctgcagggacgccgaaagaacacttcgtcgggttcagctggagacaaaacttgtcgaggttgtcgaaagtttcctttaggtCCTCGATTAgtattgcccccttttttgacgttatgacgacatcgtcgatgtacacttgtacgttttttccaatttgtgttgctaagcacttctacatcatccgctgatatgttgctcccgcgtttttcagaccaaaaggcattgttctatagcaaaacacgccgtaaggtgtaatgaacgctgttttgacctcgtcctcttctttcaatctgatctggttataaccagaatatgcatccaggaaggaaagacgttcacatcctgctgtggaatcgataatttgatcgatcctcgggaggggaaagtgatcctttggacaatgtttgttgagacacgtaaagtcgacacacatgcgaaggactttagtgtttttcttcagaaccaacactgggtttgctacccacgtggcctctgtatgcagctccttaatgaaaccagcttctcttagttgatcaatctctaatagcatagctttgcggtttggctccgaaaaacgccgcaaaggttgtttaattggcctcgcaattggatccaagtttaggtggtgctcggaaagttccctgggtactcctagcatgtcagctggacaccatgcgaagattttccagtgctcacagaggaactcgacgagcgcgctttcctatgcgaggtccatgtctgtcgtgatggacgtcgtcttcttcggatctatcgggtgaatctgcacctccttggaatttttcgcagtattaaaggttgattctttattaggccttcctacatctggcagcacatcataatcagtcgtgagccttgacgccatgtattctgcttgcatcccgaaggtttctgacagtcgatgaaaatccttgtcacatttatcggctaacgcgaagcttcctttgactgtgattggccccttaggtccaggcatcctccataacaagtatgtgtaatgtggtaccgccataaacctggtatatgctggtcgtcccaacaaggcgtgatactgcgacgggaaattcacgacttcaaactccagcctttctattctgtaattttctcgggtcccaaactgaacgtcgagattgatcttccccaacggataactcggcttctctggcgtgatgccatggaaccGTGTatcggttggtttcagatttgctagagatatgttcatcttccttagtgtatctgcgtacataaggtttagactgctgcctccatctatgaatactcgagatacgtcgaaccctgcaattactgctggtaagataagtgctgactgccctggtcaaggaacttgctgcggatgatccgctattgtgaagccaatgtcttgccctgaccaatttaggtactcaatcgttggtggaggcatcttctctgccatgaacacttgtcgcgagattactttctgagctctattggacggcctacccttctgaatcatcgagaccgctccgttggaattgggatcaacatatggaggtggttgtggtgctgccgctattctgagctggtgtcgattttcgtccgtaattgcgggaggaggtggcatgtGGCACCCCAgaccaactgtccgaaatacccgttatgcattcactcatgatcccatgatcagtgtaacatgagcacataaccgaactgataatcagagttacaacatccattacatagtaccgaaacaataaatagtcttacaaacggtctcatgaccaagtcttacacaaatggccacatcgggctgaattcaaacatccaaaagcagcggatacaaacaacttcgtcgggcccaagtcatgccttaaaccctacaggcagctgaccgggaaacgtcctaagtcgcatagtcgtcctgataacctccatcatcttcaaaatcctcctcatagtctggccaagtaaatagccagggacaaagccgtgagtacattttgaattgtactcgcaaaaccGTTTACAAAGTAACATAACAAGGAGAACAAGGTACCGAGGCCTAACTAGGAGAATCAAGAGGGAATGACCACTTATATAACAAGAATATGTTATGGAGACGAGAAGAAGTGTTTTAGTGGAGTTagcatctcaacttcatgggTGAAGGAGATGGGAGAATATATCTTAAGACATCACTACTAGACTTAATTTAGGAAGATCTTTCACGACATAAACACTTAGGAAGGGTAGACCTCAATTTTTATCAATTCCTCTACGACCACCTCatggtggtcatcaaccattcttccagtactccaagtactccaacacaaatcctgtttctttcctttgtcaaacattttcataaacaaaacacatcaggctaagcaacagccaatccaaccgtccatgaccgcggacatggctattcgaatagatttaactctgcagagtttgcgcactttacccacaagatctgataaatccgccgggatcatccccgggccatcatacgaaagtatgtgggtatcggataaccagtcgaagcctttcgcccattctaattagcaagaggtcctaccctatggagtatgtacctccccggcaccgtggcagctcacctccttttgagcgtggctccaccgccaagccaggagacccatagtgtcttccggatgggtcagccccgaaggcctcccgttatactattgtcccaacctcgacaacccggactcgggggtaaccgtacccttgtatagttatgcggtgcctcatgctaaagagaacaaacgtcgagctaagccccgtgcccatgttggagtaatgtggttgcgctagtttgttgtcatgggtgagtacttaggcgccaaagttttcgtaaTACCCCAACCACTTTATCACCCccatcatttttaccaaatcctttcctttctcaaattctcacttgggcataacattatacccaaggtttaataaaaacttttacaacaaggtaaaaccttgagggttttcccaacctaaagtttatgtgtgaactaagaTGTATAATAGCATAATGATTGCCATCATAACATGAAGGGGTGTCAAGGACATCCATACTCCAATTGAGCATGAATGGAGATAATCAAAAAGTAGGGCAATTTTAATGATATTATCCCAAGTGTTTACTAGAATTAGGGTGTCAAAAGGTGGTGAAACGTGATTCACATACTTAGAGTAAGTACGCAAAACATCGAGAGGGGACATTACACACTTGGTAGCAAGTATGTAAAAGAATCAAATTAAGCAAACCCAAGGAAACGCAAGAAATCAAGAGACCAAGGATAGAAAGCTCTCAACCAAGAACATGGAATCAAGGAGTcaaagtaaatggcttgccttggccggctagtccctggtcttcttcaacaccttctccAAAATCTTCCCCTTTGGCTTCTCCCACGTTCGTTTCTATCGTTCGCAAAAATAAAAGAGCAACATACAATCAATCACATAACTCAAGAGTCAAGTTTTTAAAAGAATAAGGTATGCAGGGGCACATGTTGTATTAGGGTGAAAACATGAATTGACCAAATATTTAAGAAAAGGTTTGGGGTGGAAAATAAACACAAGTACTAAatgaacaacattttatgtgaCATAGCCAATTTTATAAACGGACCAGAAATGACATGGACAGGGAccaatattatttttcctagatggacaTTGTTAAAACAAAAATAACACAATTGGAATTAGTCGAAAATATTAATTCTAAGATTTTAAATCTACCAAATAGTGTGCAGAAAAGCAGCAACTTGATTAATTCACCATAAATtgcagaaaaatcctaaaaataaggGACCGGTGGCATATGAAAGGTATTCAAATTCTCTTTCTAACGTCACTAGTTTCACTTCATTTGGATTTATAAATCTCGAGATAAAAGCAATTTGGTGCACAGGTGTTAATAGAAACAGGAAATTGTTTAAATAAAATATGAAGGGGCAGTTTGGGCGGGAATCGCTGGGCCGTTTTTCGGAaggagatgggccggcccagggaATTGCCACGCGGGCTGAGAGAAAAAGAAAGGaggaaaataaaaggaaaaagggAGAGGGCCCGGGGCGGGCCAGGCCTTGCATGGCCACGTTGGCATGCATGGGCCATGCAAGCGTCGGATGGGGATCcgatggcccaaggccatcgtctCCTCCACGCGAAcgcgcggcgcggccagggcggcCGGCTCTGGCAGAGAAGGGGGCAGGGGCAGCCTGGGACTTACCGGCGGCGTCTGCTTCCCGGCGGCGAGGTCGAGGGTGGTCGGCGGCGTCGCAGAACGGGCGGGCGGCGCCTTCTTCTATTCCCTGGCCTCCGGCAGCACCGTCCTCTTCACGGCGTCCGGCGGCAGAGCTTGGAGCGGCGGCGTCCGAGCGTCCTGGAACGGCGAGGGAAAGGTCAGGGCGACGTAGAAAAGGGCAGGGAGGGGCTGAGCGGAAGAAGAGAGGGCGGTGGATGGAGCTTCTGCAGCACCTCCCCGTCTTCTCCGACGGCGGTGATCACCAGGGCAGGGCTTCGCCGCTGCAGCGAGCAGCAGCCTAGAGCAGGGCCCTGGGTGCTCTCCTGAGAGCTTGTGGGGGTGGAGAGGAGTGTGGAGTGGGGTGTGAGGGAGAGGCAGGGGTGCGGTGCCCCTTTTATAGGGGAAGGAGGGCAACGGGCGGGCGATGGGCGGTGGCCATGGCCAACCAGGGCGCGCGGGATGGCGTCAGCAGGGTGGGGCCGTGGTGACGTAGGGCGGGATGGCGTCAGCAGCGAGGGAGTCGAGGGGGTGAGGGCGACGATCGAAGCGTCGGGAGGCAGTCGAGGCGCGCGCGTGCGTCGCCCCGCGCGGGAGAAATTCCTCTCTGGCGCACGCGTCCTCCAGGCTAGGGTTAGGGCGGGCTGGTTGGGCTGCTGGGCGTTGGGCCAGAGGGAGGGAGAAGAGAGAGAGGTCCAGGGAGTCCAACAGAGAGGGAGGGATGCGGGCCAGGCTGAGGTGGGCTAGGTGGTGGTACATGGGGCACCAAGTCCCGGCCATGCATAAGAGAGAAGGgagagaaaaaggaaaagaaagggTGGTCTCACACCCGGCCATGTACAAGAGAAAAGAGAGAGGTAGGAGAGGGGGTGGTGTCCCTCTAGGGTTtgcaaaaagagagagaaaagaaagagagaaaagagaggggTGCAAAAATGGAGGGGTCATGTGACCATGGACATAGGAGAGAAACCAATGTTGAGGAGAAAAAGAAAGGCTTTGGTGAGTGGAGGGATAAAAGGTGGCATACAAATGGATGTGCATAAGTGTGCTCCCATAAAGATGAAAGAGGAAAAACTTAGGAGTTGCCTTACTAGGGTGTTGAGAAAAAAAAATTCCCTCTTCTAAATTTTTGGTACTTAACTTGACACTAAGGGTAAGTAGTGATCTTAGTGGGTAATGATCCATGCACATACACATAACCAACAAATTTGAGCAAACCCCACTAATTATGCAACACTAGGTGgcaatttaagaaaagtttttgttggcccaaatTTTCAAAACTAGAAAATATGCAGGGTATAAAAAGTGGGTTGTGacagaccttccccccttaaaagaatctcgtcccgagattccggATCTAAGAGCTGAAGAGATATGGGAACTCGCTCCTAAGATAATCCtcccgttcccaggtggcttcctccTCAGAATGGTTACTCCATTGCACCTTGAAAAACTTGATCTTTCTTCTACGAGTGACCCTCACGGCCTCTTCCAGGATTCGGAGTGGTTTCTCGCGGTAAGTTAAATCCTGGCTTAGGTTGATAGAgcggtggtcgatgttcttgaatacttcgggcTTGTCGGGTACTTGGAGGCATTTCCggagttgggagacatggaagacatcatgaaacTCTGACAGTTCTGCGGGTAGCTCTagttgatatgagacttctcTGCGGCGACCAAGGACCTTGAAAGGACCAATGTACCTTGGTGCCAACTTGCCCTTGACATGGAAACGTTGCATTCCTTTGAGAGGGGTGACACGGAGGTACGCAAAGTCTCCGCTGTTGAATGTCACTTCTCGACGTTTGgggtcagcgtagctcttctagCAGGATTGAGCAGCCTTCAAGCGATCTCGGATGAGTTGGACTTGTTCTTCCGCTTCTCGAAGTATATCAGGCCCGAACACTTGACTTTCTCCAGTCTCGGACCAATTGAGAGGGGTGCGACACTTGCGCCCATAGagtgcttcaaacggtgccatctggagGCTGGCCTGGTAGCTGTTATTATAAGAGAACTCCGCAAAGGGGAGACAGTCTTCCCATTTTGTCCCATAGGCTAGAACACATGCGCGGAGCATGTCTTCCAAAATCTGATTCACTCGCtcagtttgtcctccggtttgtgggtgGTAGGCGGTGCTGAAAGAGAGTTTGGTCCCTAAGGCTTCATGCAATTTGTTCCAGAATCTAGAGGTGAATTGTGCGCCGCGATCAGATACAATTCTCTTGGGAACTCCATGGAGACTGATGATCCGAGAGATATAAAGATCTGCCAAGCGATGTCCATTGAAAGTAGTCTTGACGGGAAGGAAATGAGCGACTTTGGTCAGTCGATCCACTATGACCCAAATAGAGTCATGCCCACGGCTGGATCGGGGAAGTccagtgatgaaatccattcctacttCTTCCCACTTCCATACAGGGACCTTTAATGGCTGAAGCAAACTTGCCGGGCGTTGATGCTCTGCCTTGATTCGCTGACATACATCACACCTAGCGATGAAAAAGGCAATGTCGCGCTTCATCCCATGCCACCAGAAAATCTCCttgaggtcctggtacatcttggatcCGCCAGGGTGAATGCAGTAAGGAGTATTATGAGCTTCCTCCATAATCAGGTTCTTCAGTTCAGGGATAGTTGGTACACAAAGACGTCCATTGTACCACAGGATTCCTTCTCCGTCCACGGAAAATCCAGCCACTACCTCTTTGTCCATACGGCGTTTGATACCTTCAATACTCTCATGaactttctgagcttccttgatttgatcCCGGAGGGTCGGCTTAACTTCCAATGTGGCTAGAAAACCATGGCTAACTAGTTCCAGGCCGAACTCTTCAAACTCTTGGTATAGCATGGGTTGTTCAACTTTGAGACGGGCATTCAGCGAACATGGTTCGCGACTGAGAGCGTCGGCGACTACATTCGCCTTCCCCGGGTGATAGTGAATACTCAGATCATAGTCCTTTATCAGCTCTATCCATCTCCTTTGTCGCATATTCAGCTCCCTCTGAGTGAATATATACTtgagactcttgtggtcggtgtaAATGTCACACCGATTTCCGATGAGGTAGTGACGCCAAGTCTTGAGTGCATGAACTACGGCGGCTAACTCCagatcatgggttgggtagttcattTCATGTGGCCGCAGCTGTCGGGAGAGGTAGGCAATAACCTTCCCTTCTTGCATCAGAACACTACCAAGTCCGAGCTTGGAAGCGTCGCAATAAATTACAAAGTCCTTGGTGACATCAGGCATGGTGAGGATAGGGGCAGACACAAGACGCTTCTTGAGTTCTTGAAAACTGGCTTCACATTGTTCTGTCCATTCAAATTTCTTACCCTTCTTGAGCAACATGGTCATGGGCTTGGCGATACTTGAGAACCCTTCGACAAACTTGCGGTAGTAGCCTGCCAATCCGAGGAAGGATCTCACCTCGGTTGGGTTAGTTGGCGGCTTCCGATCCATGATAGACTTGATGAGAGAGGGGTCGACGGAGACTCCTCCAGCGGACAGAACATGGCCAAGAAATCCaacttccttgagccaaaactgacaTTTGCTAAATTTAGCATAGAGTTGGTGCTTTCTCAAGGTTCCCAAAACGAGTCTTAGatgctcttcatgttcttcttcactCTTGGAGTAGACTAAGATGTCATCGATAAATACTACGATGAACTTATCGAGataatccatgaagactttgttcatgaggttcatgaagtaggcTGGAGCATTGGTTAAGCCAAAGGACATTACGGTGTACTCAAACAATCCGTAACGGGTGGTGAAGGCTGTTTTGGGGATATCCGACTCTCGTACTTTGAGCTGATGGTAACCAGTACGGaggtcaatcttggagaaaactcgggcttcattcatttgatcaaacaaatcttcgATCTTGGGAAGGGGATATTTATTTTTGATGGTCACCTCATTGAGTTTTCGGTAATCCACGCACAGGCGGATGGTACCATCTCGCTTGTCCACAAATATCACGGGAGATCCCCATGGCGAGGCACTAGGTCGGATTAGACCTTTACTCAACATATCGTCCAATTGTTTCTTGAGTTCAATCAGCTCTTGGGGGTTCATGCGATAAGGCCTCTGTGCTATGGGTGCTGTTCCAGGGATAagttcgatgatgaactcgatatccctatcagggggcataccgggcaaCTCTTCTGGGAAAACATCTGGATACTCACAAACAATTGGGACAAGATCGATGGGGGTTCCAGAGATACTTTGCTTACAGAAGGCTTTAGATGATGGCATAGAAGCGGTGTATTTTATTTGGATCCCTTCACTATTGGTTAAGGTGATAGACTTATGGGCACAGTCAATGTGGCCTTGGTATTTagtcatccaatccattcccagaATTACTTCCAATCCTTGGGCTCCTAGGACGATGAGGTCAGCTTGGAAGGGGACACCTAAGATTTCTACCGGAACTTGTTTACAAGATAAGCGAGTTTTAGCGgtggatccaggtatttgaactaacaTGAGTCTATCCATTAGGGTGGGTGTCATTTTACTTTTCTTGACAAAGGGTTTGGTAACAAAGGAATGTGATGCACCGGAATCAAAAAGAACTCTTACGGGGGTGAAGTGGACTAGGAACGTACCCAGCACAATATCAGGAGATTCTTCAGCTTCTTCGGCATTGACATGATTCAGGTGTCCTCTAGCAGTATTTGCCTGCTTCTTTGGTGGGGGCTTCCTCCCAGTTGCAGCACGAGCTTGGCCTTGATTTGGTCTTGGTGCATTGGGGCGTTGACCCGGGTTCATCTTAGAGGGGCATTCACGAGAGAAATGTCCAGGCTGTCCACAAGCGAAACATCCTTCTCCTTGAGGGCGAGCATTCGGGTTGTTGCGGGGGTTGTTGTTGAAGTTTCCTCCTCCAGAACGAGGCTGCACAGTCTGGCGGTTGGTATTG
Coding sequences within it:
- the LOC139838182 gene encoding uncharacterized protein → MAQILRILMEDRQAARAESQANIAALQNIAQLAAGNNNNGGDGEDGPRSKLRDFQNTNPPVFTKCTAPLDADDWLRTIENNLEVAAVGENEKVVLATHFLAGPARAWWENIKAMQAEDHVITWEEFTAKFRKAHIPSGLIKIKRDEFFNLKQNNGSVIDYLDKFNTLARYAPQDTDTDEKKRDRFLNGLHEEIQSILVAVPYPDLESLVDAAIMVESKRKAAYETRKRKMQQQQQSGPSNARFRGQPPPRPAPQPQRAPAPAYRPSNNNTNRQTVQPRSGGGNFNNNPRNNPNARPQGEGCFACGQPGHFSRECPSKMNPGQRPNAPRPNQGQARAATGRKPPPKKQANTARGHLNHVNAEEAEESPDIVLGIQIKYTASMPSSKAFCKQSISGTPIDLVPIVCEYPDVFPEELPGMPPDRDIEFIIELIPGTAPIAQRPYRMNPQELIELKKQLDDMLSKESDIPKTAFTTRYGLFEYTVMSFGLTNAPAYFMNLMNKVFMDYLDKFIVVFIDDILVYSKSEEEHEEHLRLVLGTLRKHQLYAKFSKCQFWLKEVGFLGHVLSAGGVSVDPSLIKSIMDRKPPTNPTEVRSFLGLAGYYRKFVEGFSSIAKPMTMLLKKGKKFEWTEQCEASFQELKKRLVSAPILTMPDVTKDFVIYCDASKLGLGSVLMQEGKVIAYLSRQLRPHEMNYPTHDLELAAVVHALKTWRHYLIGNRCDIYTDHKSLKYIFTQRELNMRQRRWIELIKDYDLSIHYHPGKANVVADALSREPCSLNARLKVEQPMLYQEFEEFGLELVSHGFLATLEVKPTLRDQIKEAQKVHESIEGIKRRMDKEVVAGFSVDGEGILWYNGRLCVPTIPELKNLIMEEAHNTPYCIHPGGSKMYQDLKEIFWWHGMKRDIAFFIARCDKSYADPKRREVTFNSGDFAYLRVTPLKGMQRFHVKGKLAPRYIGPFKVLGRRREVSYQLELPAELSEFHDVFHVSQLRKCLQVPDKPEVFKNIDHRSINLSQDLTYREKPLRILEEAVRVTRRRKIKFFKVQWSNHSEEEATWEREDYLRSEFPYLFSS